The following DNA comes from Rosa rugosa chromosome 5, drRosRugo1.1, whole genome shotgun sequence.
CACCAAGACCATTATGTTCAGAAATAATTATCTTCTGCTTGTTAGCTTGAATGGATTCCCTAGTTTGAAAAACTCTGTTGGTTTTTATTAATGaataaagattgaaacttgTATTTGATTGCAATCTCAAATAACCCATTATTTATGATTGTCATCCTTTTATATTCTGCAAATTTGTTACCGCACAGAAGAATTTGTTACCGCATAGTAGTGTAATTCATCATCACTTTTCTTGTTGATCGGACCGATTCACACAGATCCTATAAGGTCCTCAAGCAGGAGTTGAATTTGCAGTTGAACGGACAAAAGACAAAGACAGGTGAAATCTTAGACCGTTAGATGTGTTATTGGATATGTGGTGATTTATGATGATGAAAAGGTTAGGAAGCTCAGGTGAAAAATTAGGTCAAGAGAGGATCCTCTCTCATTTTTAATGTCTCATTTAGTAATTTGATGTACTCATAAAATCTGATGTTAGGTGTGTAAAAAAAgggatgtgtatttagtatttagaaatgtgtgaataaaatttctctaacGAAATTTATAAGAAAAGATGGTCCTTTTCTTCATTCAAAAGTGAACATCATATTAAAACAGTAGAACAAGTTTATGCTCTTAGTAAGCAACATGAAACATGTCAATTATTTAGCCCTGAGTCAATcaaaaaacacaaaaagatGGTCACAATTTTTTTACATATAGGTTTAGTCCAAATCGGCGTTAAGCCATTAACCCGAAAAGGTCTCAATGCCTCTATACTTCTATGCCTCAGAGATGCAAGATTCACCGACTTCAATGACAGTACCCTAGGAATCATTGAGTCAAGCTTATTCAATAGCCCAATCCATTTTGATTGTTATCCAGATTTTACAATTAGCCTTAGTGATCCTCAcatcttaaaatccttaaccttaaatattaaaacttTAGGTTACAATGTCCTCGAAGGAACCCAACCATTAGCCTTAATTTATAGAATCCACTATAAAGTCACTGGTACAAAaatgaattttcaagccataagTAAAAGCCCAAAAGATCAAACTCTTTTAATTCAAAGCAGTCAAGAAAATGCTAATATTAGAGTTCCACACACATTCAGATGGTCAGATGTCCATCTGCCTTCTGAATGGTCTCTCACTAGTGAAAATCAACCTATCAACATACAACATAATTTATCTGACTTAAACTGTATCCAACAATACAACGATGACATAGTAagaatcaattttcataatccTAGACTAAGTCAACATCTTAGGATTCATGAATTAGGACAATCATCAAGACATTCTTTCACAGCTTCAAGGCATTATTTTGTAGGATCCACATCTGCTGAAAATATGTCAAGACAAGACTGTGACTtagataaagaaataaaaaatattagaatAAAAGAATTAGAGGAAGAattacaaaaactaaaaattaaaaatcttcAAACCACCTCACAAGTTAGTTACCCCAGTTATGCAGAAACTCAACTAGTCTTAGATGATGAACAAACATCTCCCACAGCTACTGACTTTGAAGTCGTTCCTCCCATAAATCCTCAATTAAGTACACTTAGTCGACCATTTAcaattaattattcaaaattagATAAAGATCTTGAATCGGCAAAAAATATTCTTAGACGAAACCTTTATAGAAAACAATATCCCTTAATCGAACAACGAAAACAATTGTTTAAAAATTGGCAAGCTTTTATACTTGAGAcccaatctgaaaattttttccttgatttcattgACCAACAAAGCCAAAAAAATATTCAAACCCTCACAAAAGCAAAATGGAAAACACCCACTAACTCCATTGTTTCTTCCAGTCATCCCTTTGTTGAAACTATAGTCATTGATCACCTACAAACACCCATAACCGCATCACCCTTTAAAATTGCTAGAGATGAtccagaaattaaaaaaactattGAACAAAATAATTACACAAATCAAAGCCTAGTCACTATAGGAAACCAACTAgacaaaatagaaacaaaagtaGATAACATTTTTTCAAAAGTAAGCATTCTACCTTAACAACAATCAGAAACACCATTAATTCACTTTAGTGAAATAAATAAACCTAATCTCAAGCCCATCTCCACTGCACAAAAAATTGAACGAATGCTCAAAGAACTCAAAGCTGAACCCAGCAGACTTGCAGTCATCCATACCCACGAATAATCTTCAGACTCCTCCTCTGATAGTGATTCTAGTACAATTTCCAACATAAATCAAACATTTCAAGACCTCCAATTACATAGGATAGTTCACCCAAAGAAACGGCATTTCAAAAATTAGACAGAACGCCCTCTGCCATTAGATATTCAACCCAGTACTTATCCCAATAATCAGTTTTCAGTCTCTTCCGATAAGACATATGAATGGAACATTGATAATTTATCAGAACAAGAAATATTAAATAAATTACATCACATGCCCATGGCGGCCAATAGTTATGTCACTAATCATAATTTCAGCCAGCCTAAAATTATTGATATCCTCTCCACAGGATTCACAGGAATACTTCATTCCTGGTGGGAAAAACATCTCACTCCTGATTCTAGAGCAGCCATTAAACAAGCAGTTAAACATGACGAGGATGGAATTCCAATCTTCGATGAAAACATTGGAATGAGAATTTCTGATGCTGTCAATACTTTATTTTACACAATTATTCAACATTTTATAGGCGCAGCTAGTCACATTACCTCCAGAATCCATGATCAACTTAGTAATCTTAGATATCTCACCTTAAGCGATTTTAAATGGTATAAAGATGTCTTCATTTCCAGAGTTATGCTTAGAGATGATAGTAACCAAcccttttggaaagaaaaattcataaatGGTTTGCCCAAACTATGTGCTTACAAAATTAGACAAGTCTTAAGTAATGAAACAGGACACATTAATTATGATACCCTTACATATGGAAATATTATTATAGTTATTCAAAAAGAAGGATTAAAAATGTGCATAGACATGAAACTAAACTCTCAAGTAAAATCAGATAAGAAAATAGCCAAATATGAGTTAGGCAACTTTTGTGAACAATATGGTCTACCACCATTACCTCCTTCACGgcgacataaaaagaaaaacaacgaATTTGACTATCAtcatacaaaaagaaaatttaccCGCAATAAATTTTACTCAAGAAACAAAAATGATTTCGAACCAAACAAATTTTACTCTAAAAACAAATTTCGAAAATCCTGGCCCAGACAAACAAATCGCCACTCAAAAAGAAAGTTTTTTGACAAAAGTAAAACCAAATGTTATAAATGTAACAAAACTGGCCACTTCGCAAATAACTGCCCGGTAAAAAATactattaaacaattaaaaattaGTAAAGAGAAACGTGAAAACCATATCGGACTTTTAGAATTAAGAAACACTGACTCAGAAAATGAACATAGTGAAAATGATTTTACGCCAATAGAATTTTCCACCTCAACTGATTCTGATGAACACTCTTCACCAAATATCACTTTCGGGTGCAAAGATACGTGTTGCAAAACAATAAATGTTCTTtctaaacaagaagaacaggAAGAATTATTAATTGATCTAATCAGCAAAATCGATAACCAAGAATTAAAATCGGAATATCTCAAGAAGTTGaaaaaattaatcacacaaGAAAACGTTATTAACATCCCTCAGGAAAAAATTTGCCTTACTTCCACCTTTGACAAATTCAAAActagtaaaaaagaaataacaatccAAGATTTACAgcaagaaataaagaaaattaaaacacaaatacaattattacaaaaaacaaatttagaaatcagtcatgagaacaaagaaatcaaacatGACTTAAATATTCTTAAAATAGAACACCAATTCCTTAAAATACAGCATCCTAATGACAACCTTGTTAACAATGATTCACCTGAGCAAAACGATGCAGAAACATCAGAGCAAAACACTATTAGTATTATTCGTCAAATCCAACTTAAAAAATGGTATACCACAGTACAACTTAAAATCAACGACTTCCAGTTAGTAACAACAGCGCTCATTGATTCTGGTGTAGATCTCAATTGTATCCAAGAAAGCGTGATACCTTCCAAATACtttgaaaaaaacaaaagaatcatTACGGTAAGCTAATGGAACCAAAATGGATACGAAATTCCTAAAGCACATATCTGTCAAAATAATGTATGCTTCAAAACACCATTTGTCCTAGTCAAAAACTTGACCGACAAAGTAATTTTAGGACTTCCTTTCATTACCTTAATATACCCTTTTACAACAGAATATGATGAGATTATCACCTATCCATTTGGTGAACCAGTCAAATTTACCTTTTTATCCAACCCTGAAATTCTTACACTAAAGgatttccaagaaaattctATTTCCAAAACACTCAACTGTATTCAGGCAAAATATAAGCAGATAACCTTCCTTaaagaagaaatcaatttcaaacGAATCGATACCCAACAACAAGAACCTTTCCttcaacaaaaaatcaaaacattCGAAGAAAAAATCATTAACGAATTATGTTTGGATATTCCTACCGCCTTTTGGCATAGAAAAAAACATATTGTCACTCTCTCTTATATTAAGGGATTCAATGAGAAAAATATTCCTACCATGGCTCGCCCAATCCAAATGAATCAAGAAGTCATGGAATTTGGCAAAACAGAAATCAAAGATTTACTCCATAAAGGAATCATCAGACAAATTAAATTTCCTTGGTCGTGTCCTGCCTTCTATGTGCAGAAAAATGCTGAATTAGAAAGAGGAACTCCATGTTTAGTCATCAATTATAAACCTCTCAATACAGTGCTAGAATGGATACGATATCCTATCCCCAACAAACAAGATCTCATTAACAGATTAAATAATTCTGTCAttttctccaaatttgatatgaaaTCAGGTTTCTGGCAAATACAAATTATTGAGGAAGATAAATAAAAAACTGCTTTTGTCACACCCTTTGGTCATTATGAATGGAATGTTATGCCATTTGGTCTCAAAAATGCCCCCAGTCaatttcagaaaattatgaatgatatttttaatccatatagtcaTTTTTCCATAGCCTACATTGATGATGTCCTTATTTTTTCACAATCCATCGATCAACGTTGGAAACATTTGCATCAATTCTTCACCATTATAAAAAACAATGGTCTAGTAGTTACCATTATAAAAAACAATGGTCTAGTAGTCTCAGCTTCAAAAATTAAACTCTTCCAAACAACTATCAGATTTTTAGGATTCAATATCCATCATCTCCAAATTAGTCCAATAGATCGAGTAATCCAGTTTGCTGACAAATTTCCTGATGTAATCTTTGACAAAAATCAATTGCAAAGATTTTTAGGTTCATTAAATTATGTGGCAGATTTTTACCAAAATCTAAGGAAAAAATGCAAACCTTTATTCGATAGGTTACAAACCGACCCCCCTCCTTGGTCATCAGTTCATACTTCTTTAGTCAAAGAAATTTAAAGTTATGTCAAAACTCTACCATGTCTGGGCAATCCCTTAGCCAATTCCTTCAAAATTGTAGAAACTGATGCTTCTGAAGTCGGCTATGGTGGTGTCCTAAAACAACAAATCTCTCCTACTCATCCTGAGCAAATTGTTAGATACTACTCTGGAGTCTGGACCCAATCACAAAGCAATTACAGTActatcaaaaaaagaaattttatctattgttttatgtattagtaaatttcaagatgatttattaaatcaaaaaGTTTTAGTCAGAGTTGATTGCAAAAGTGCTAAATATGTTTTAGAAAAAGATGTTCAAAATATTGCCAGTAAATAAATCTTTGTCCGATGGCAAGCAATTTTAAGTATTTTTTATTTCGAAATTGCATCATTAAAGGCAGTGACAACCATATTCCAGACTTTCTAACCCGAGAATTTCTACAGGGTTCCAAACATGAAGACCCGATCATCCACCGGGAGAAATCCCTCAAATCCACTAACAGAAGAACCCTTTGATATTTGCACAGGTGCTCCCAAAAATACAGTCAAAACAGAGTCATCAACTCCAGTCAAACAAGAGTCATCTTCTAGTCTAGTCCCATATGCTGGGCACCCACCACTACCACTACCAATCAATAATAGATTCAATACCATTGGTAGCACTCTTGGTAATAGTCGTCCCAACCACCAGTCAGCCCTAGTCAACCAATATGACCCATTCAAATCTCATTCTCaaacaaattataaaaaaaCCTCTCCCTGTTTCCAGCGAACTAGTCACAATCTTTTTTATGTTGAACCAACCATGAGTCACCTTAAAAATCCAATGTCCTTAGTTAAAGCTTATTACCCTCCTGTTTTCACTTCCTACCTAGTCACCCTACCAAGTCattaaaattttataaagataTTTTTTTGAAACCAAATCAGTCACAATTAAGCCTATTCCTGACACAAAGGATCTAACCAAAATCCTATATCATTCTTTATACATAGTCCGCATTATTTCTCTATCCCAATGGGGTGATCCTCCGTACATCTACCACAAATTGAGAGACCTATCATTTAATTACTATGATTATGAAGAAGCCTGGAATGCAATCTTCCTTCACCAAACTGACGCTTTCAGTCATTCCTGGTTTTTAAATTTTGATAAACCATTCAATAGACAGTTCCCAATGTGGTTCCTTGGTTGGTGGAGGGCTCATGGATGCCCATTTGATATCCTTCCACAGGAACTAAAAAATACAGTCACCTGTTTTTCAACGGTCATGAACTTCACAAATTATGATTTGA
Coding sequences within:
- the LOC133710928 gene encoding uncharacterized protein LOC133710928, which gives rise to MVTIFLHIGLVQIGVKPLTRKGLNASILLCLRDARFTDFNDSTLGIIESSLFNSPIHFDCYPDFTISLSDPHILKSLTLNIKTLGYNVLEGTQPLALIYRIHYKVTGTKMNFQAISKSPKDQTLLIQSSQENANIRVPHTFRWSDVHLPSEWSLTSENQPINIQHNLSDLNCIQQYNDDIVRINFHNPRLSQHLRIHELGQSSRHSFTASRHYFVGSTSAENMSRQDCDLDKEIKNIRIKELEEELQKLKIKNLQTTSQVSYPSYAETQLVLDDEQTSPTATDFEVVPPINPQLSTLSRPFTINYSKLDKDLESAKNILRRNLYRKQYPLIEQRKQLFKNWQAFILETQSENFFLDFIDQQSQKNIQTLTKAKWKTPTNSIVSSSHPFVETIVIDHLQTPITASPFKIARDDPEIKKTIEQNNYTNQSLVTIGNQLDKIETKVDNIFSKVSILP